Proteins from one Malania oleifera isolate guangnan ecotype guangnan chromosome 4, ASM2987363v1, whole genome shotgun sequence genomic window:
- the LOC131153074 gene encoding uncharacterized protein LOC131153074, translating to MSLLNFRRPPSYFHISQFTRCPTSLSSPHSFSPSIPTLPHCPKLFITYNAFSAAAVPPFPSFSLSKRTFTFRDSRVSKIEASASSEAELFDAAATEFEDLTADSAVYRNTLRLVECSMFAAVAGLAYILSNSLAMENYFGCFFSLPIVISSMRWGIAAGRKTMVATAMLLLVLSGPVKASTYLLMHGLVGLMMGSLWRLGANWGLSIFLCTFIRAMGALGYVALSSFLIRENILALITINIHASLTYLLSCIGINIILSMDAIYAIFGTLLLLNCGFFVFLLHILYAVFLTRLGMKMMLILPRWLQKAM from the exons ATGAGTCTCCTGAATTTTCGTCGTCCGCcctcatattttcatatttcacaaTTCACCCGTTGCCCTACCTCTCTCTCTTCACCTCACTCCTTCTCTCCTTCAATCCCTACACTTCCTCACTGTCCCAAACTTTTCATCACATACAATGCTTTCTCGGCTGCAGCTGTTCCCCCatttccctctttctctctctccaaaCGAACCTTTACTTTCCGAGattctagggtttcaaaaattgaAGCTTCAGCGAGCAGTGAAGCAGAACTGTTCGATGCTGCTGCGACGGAGTTCGAGGATTTAACTGCCGATAGCGCTGTCTATCGGAACACGTTGAGATTGGTCGAGTGCTCGATGTTTGCCGCCGTTGCTGGACTGGCTTACATACTGAGCAACTCTCTCGCAATGGAG AATTATTTTGGTTGCTTCTTCTCATTGCCAATAGTAATCTCCTCAATGAGATGGGGCATTGCAGCTGGGAGAAAAACTATG GTGGCAACAGCAATGCTATTACTTGTCCTGTCTGGTCCAGTGAAAGCATCTACCTATTTG CTTATGCATGGTTTAGTTGGTCTAATGATGGGTTCTTTATGGAG GTTGGGAGCGAATTGGGGACTTTCAATCTTTCTGTGCACATTT ATACGAGCAATGGGAGCACTGGGGTATGTTGCACTATCCTCATTCTTAATAAGGGAAAACATACTTGCTTTG ATCACCATCAACATACATGCTTCTCTCACCTACCTGTTGTCTTGCATTGGCATTAACATTATTCTGTCTATGGATGCAATATATGCCATATTTGGAACCCTG CTTCTGTTAAATTGTGGATTCTTTGTGTTCTTGCTACATATTTTGTATGCTGTGTTCCTTACAAGACTTGGAATGAAGATGATGTTAATACTGCCCAGATGGCTGCAGAAGGCTATGTAA
- the LOC131153075 gene encoding uncharacterized protein LOC131153075 isoform X4: MAVSLPCLLICSRLGLPWLPASYSFAVLSISRSLLDFTRPPARSPLVSLASSLVAAWPWLLGGPCSASMAVASQLSDSRGYDLHKGKAIFRSSTQRVLVHEVLD, from the exons ATGGCCGTCTCTCTTCCCTGTCTTCTCATTTGCTCTCGGCTTGGCCTCCCATGGCTCCCGGCCTCCTACTCATTCGCTGTTCTCAGTATCTCTCGCTCCCTGCTCGATTTCACTCGGCCTCCTGCTCGCTCGCCCTTAGTCTCCCTCGCCTCCAGCTTGGTTGCAGCATGGCCATGGCTTCTCGGTGGCCCTTGCTCGGCCTCCATGGCCGTGGCCTCACAGCTCTCGGATTCTAGAG GGTATGATCTTCACAAAGGAAAAGCGATTTTCAGATCCTCAACACAACGA gtactcgtacatgaagtactagattga
- the LOC131153075 gene encoding uncharacterized protein LOC131153075 isoform X3 produces the protein MAVSLPCLLICSRLGLPWLPASYSFAVLSISRSLLDFTRPPARSPLVSLASSLVAAWPWLLGGPCSASMAVASQLSDSRGYDLHKGKAIFRSSTQRIMFSIGTRT, from the exons ATGGCCGTCTCTCTTCCCTGTCTTCTCATTTGCTCTCGGCTTGGCCTCCCATGGCTCCCGGCCTCCTACTCATTCGCTGTTCTCAGTATCTCTCGCTCCCTGCTCGATTTCACTCGGCCTCCTGCTCGCTCGCCCTTAGTCTCCCTCGCCTCCAGCTTGGTTGCAGCATGGCCATGGCTTCTCGGTGGCCCTTGCTCGGCCTCCATGGCCGTGGCCTCACAGCTCTCGGATTCTAGAG GGTATGATCTTCACAAAGGAAAAGCGATTTTCAGATCCTCAACACAACGA atcatgtttagtataggtactcgtacatga
- the LOC131153075 gene encoding uncharacterized protein LOC131153075 isoform X2, producing the protein MAVSLPCLLICSRLGLPWLPASYSFAVLSISRSLLDFTRPPARSPLVSLASSLVAAWPWLLGGPCSASMAVASQLSDSRGYDLHKGKAIFRSSTQRYFSIFTDHV; encoded by the exons ATGGCCGTCTCTCTTCCCTGTCTTCTCATTTGCTCTCGGCTTGGCCTCCCATGGCTCCCGGCCTCCTACTCATTCGCTGTTCTCAGTATCTCTCGCTCCCTGCTCGATTTCACTCGGCCTCCTGCTCGCTCGCCCTTAGTCTCCCTCGCCTCCAGCTTGGTTGCAGCATGGCCATGGCTTCTCGGTGGCCCTTGCTCGGCCTCCATGGCCGTGGCCTCACAGCTCTCGGATTCTAGAG GGTATGATCTTCACAAAGGAAAAGCGATTTTCAGATCCTCAACACAACGA tatttttctatctttacagatcatgtttag